The window TGATCCCTCCCTCTCCAGCTCCCTTTtcaatacattattttctgttccCTCCAAAGCAGCATTACTGAAGAGAAACTCTCCAACTTGATGGGTTCATCTCGGTCACCTGAAACACACACATTACTTGTTTATAAAGAAGCAAGTGACAACACTcacattgtttttatttttttcactcagAAACTCCACAACGTACGACTCTTACCCCAAGCACGTAACGTTTCCCCACTACAAAACAAGCGGATTTTACATTTCTCATGGAGACAACCCTGCAGCCCCCGGCTTCCCGGTAGGACACTTGTAAATTGAGCTGTAGAGATACTTTGCTTATTCTGTTCCAAAGCTTGTATCCTTGCTGCCTGCCAATCCTTAGAAGCCACCAACAGACCACAAGCCGTGTTTTACCTTCTGCAAAAggtatttgctggttttctcTGACATTTTCAGCAAGGACTTTTTTCACCGCTTGCGTGTCACATAAACTGCTTTTAATATCTGCAGCGTGAAATCGCTGTCTCTTACAGAGCCCATCTGCGCCCCTCCGCCCCGTTCTTTCCATCCGCCTGTGACGGCGGGGTCTCAGGGACGTTGCTCCCAGCCCCACCGCTCGGCTCGGCGCGGCCTGCGGTGCTGGAAAGGCGTTACGCTAATCCCGGCGGTAGCGACGGGACAGCGCACGCCTGCCCCCGCCCTCCTCAGGCCGAGCCGGGAGCGTTATGGCGGTCGTGCCTCAGCCGGTGCTGGCGCGGGCCTTGCTCCAGCAGTGCACGTCCGCCCGGCTGCAGGTGAAGCCGCCTGAACACGGCGCCGAGGCCGAATGGGTGGAGGTAACGTCTGCACCGGCCCTTCATCCCTCGGAGGAGAGGGGGAAACGGTGGCGGCTCGGGGCTGCGCTAGGCCAAGGCGGGCAGCAGCAAGGCGCTCCGTCGGCTGCACGACGAGCGCATGGATGGAGGCCGGGGGCGCCGGCCGTGGGGACGGTAATCGGTGGCGATGGTGGGAGCGTGGCTCCAGCCTCCCCTTAGAGCGACCGCGTCGGTGACAGCGGTGGACAAGCCTGTGGAGTTTCAGGAGATCCCGGTCGGGGCTGGGCTGCTGTCCGTGCCTGCCTTCCAAACCTGACTCTTCGTTCTTCAGCGAGCCGGTTGTGCTGGAAGCAGCCCCAGTGGCCAGCTGGCTACTGCCAGCAGCTCAGCGCCTACCGGGCCGCAGCCCTACCCTGACCGGGACGGTGGGAGAGGAGCGAAAGGAGGAGGACAAGTGGGTCAGAGTAAAGTCAGGGAAATCACTTACCCGTTACTGGCACCGGCAAAACAGGTTTGACTTGGGGAATTCAATTATTTCATTGCCAgtttaataaatttaattagTCATttgaatattgaaaaaaaaaaccaaaccaacaactcACAAATATTTAGGCATTTGAAGACAAATCCCTCCTCCTTTTCTAGGCTAAGCTTCACTTCAGACACCTATTCCCTTCCTAGTTTCCACCGCAAACCCCTCTTGTTAACCCCTTGTTACCGTCAGTTTACAGTCGGTCCCTTTAGTGAAGCAACAAGCAGCACACGAGGCTGGGATCAGTGGTTTCTCATTGCTACTCCTCATTCTTCCTCTATGCTCCAGTTTGAGTCCTCCACAAGAACACAGCTGCCCCACCACAAAACAGCTCCTTCCCCTCTGACCTTGTGCCTTTGTTGCCATTATCTGCCCTTTCGTAAACACTTTCACAAACACACTGCAAACTtggctgatgggctcagccgTGTACTTTGTTAATGTGAGGTAGTGTACATGTGGGAAAGAAAGGCCAGGTACAGCAATAGGGCTGTAGCAGCAGtagttgtaatttttttttctagaccACTAACCAAAAGTTAAATTTAGGACATAGATCTGCACACAGCTAGAGGGAAATATCAtcatttccctcttttcctcccaTAGTCTTCTGTTGGGAGAGGTAGGTAGGTCTGCAGACTCCCTGGGCTATGCGCTGCACATAAAGACCACAGCTGTTTACCAAAGCATGAAGGCTGCGCTTCGGGATGCACTGTCCTGCTGTAGTTGTCACTGTTTATGGGTTATCTGCACTAGAATAACTCATCTCTGAAGGTGTCAAATGTTTACCccttggcttttttttggtggtgttttttatactttttaaagTCTACTACAACTAGAAGGGGTAAGTATAgtcacattttaaaagtaaaaattctAGTGAGTTTGAAGAGGTTATGAGTTCAGTCAACAAATCTgaagagagttaaaaaaaatgttggtCTAGGTGTTTCCACTGTTTGACTTTCACATTGTTCTTAAAACATTTCTCTCCTTGTTCAGAAGAGGCAGGTGAATCCATAAGGCCTAGTTTCTGCATCATGGCTTGGGAAACCAGAACTGTTTTACTCAGAAGAGATATGTGTCATCTCACAGATACTATGTTTGGCTGTAGTACATCTGTGTATATTGCATCATTAGCTTCTCGGTGTAAGGTTAATTATAGCAAAAGTTGCTCAGCACAGCATAAATTAACTAGAGGAGAAATATCCTATTTCTAGCTTGCTAATCTCAGAAGTAATTGTAGATCtagtaaataaaagcagaaatgtcaTTTTGCTGTCTGTCTTTTAAACTGTCTGAAAAGAGGCGTATGTTATGGTTTAGAGATAGGATGAGTAATTCTGTTGCAAGGAGGTTATTCTGTATATATCTCTTCTGTGAAGTTTTAAATGGCTTAACCAAAATCACAGAGAAAGTAATAGATGGCACTAAAGGAATCTGCAAGAGACTTGGGTGGTCTCAGCAGCAGATATGTTGCAGATATGAACCTTTCTAATATTTGTCATTGGGTACTTGGTAATCTTTCCTGGGCACCTGGGGCCCTTTAAGAGAAATCTGTTTTAACAAGAACTCAccatgcaggaaaagaaatcccTATACAAAGTTCCGATTTTCTTTAGTATGTCTACTTTAGAGGTCACTGGAAGGAagcattgctgctgtttttctatAATGTTGCTCCCTATATATGCatgtaaatgcaaaaaaaaaaaaaacaaaacagacctAATAAACTATTATTTACATAAACCAGTGTTTCCTAATGATCTGTAGCAACTTTAAAGTAGGTCCTCACCTTGAGAAATTTCTAGTATGCTATAAATAACACGTTATGTAAGTGGCTTTGAATAGCTTCTGGGTTGTAAGAGACCCCTGTAGGTACTTTAAGAACTTCAGAGTCAATGTTCTTTATCTGGAAAAAGGTTTGAGTGTACTTTGTATCTATACATGAATCACTGCCTTCATTGTGTTTTCATGATTGAATTTTTCTGCCCTGTTGAGGATTACTGGGGATGGGGTGTCTTGTTTATGGAGAAATATTGGTTAGATAGCATCCATAAATGGTTTATGTACACAGCAAAAtatttggggggaggggggaagggaatTCTCCTTTTAaaggcaggagagaaaaaaggtgAGATTTGGTGTATTTCACAACTATGGgagaaaattaatgtaaaatgaaTATTCAGCTACAAAGTGTAATGCCTTACACAGTGGAAACTGTTTTTCCCTTATCTTCTTTCCCttgatttgttttctggttGAGACAGCAAAAAGAAGTGCAAGGTACCAGGCACAGACTTGTTTTGTGACCTGCGGTAGATGATGTAATCTCTCTTTGCTGCAGCTGGATGTATGAAATAAGAAGAAATCTTCTCACAGGGTAGCAAACCTGAACATGAAATGGAAATGTCAAAGAATACTTTATATAATTTAGTTTCACAAACTGGCTTCCTAAGGATTACAGAGTGACTCAGTTTCCACTGTCAGTTGCATTACATTtgcctggggtgggggggaaaaacAGGGGGTTTGCTAATGAAATCCTGCAAAATTCAGATGGATATATTTAGTAAGGAGAGTAAGGAAGGAGttagctgtttgtttttcctgtaaaagCTAAAAATATAGTGTTTGGTGGCAGTATTGCTAAGGCTGCTGTATCGCTTCAGGGGCTGGGTATTTCATCCCTTCATGATGCAGGTTGCCTGGTCTGATGATTACTTAGGACAGTTGTATAATAAATGCTAGTGTTGCAAAGTAACTTGCTTTGCTGGTTTATTTATGTAGGCATTTTACTGGTAACAGTAAATCCACACAAAGCACAGTTTTCCTGGCCAAGCACCTGCCCGTCACTACGTAAGTTCCTTGCAGTGGCTGTTAGCACATCAGCATGTTGAATTTATGACTTTCTTATTTGTgttattttgcttaattttttcctGAGTTAAATATAGCTGTGAAGAGCAGTCAGCTAGATTTTTTTACAGGTTACAGAGGACCTCCAGCAAAGGCaatgtttttgctttggttCAAAAGGTTTTTACATTCCCATTCCTTGCACTGGCAATAAGCACTATTATTAGGGCACCTGAAACACATACAGGATCAGAGGACTGACATgcattattattactatattAGCTCTTGAAATTGTATTCAATTTTACATCTCctattcaattaaaaaaactaAAGAGCAAAAAGTAAGATGTAATAAGAGGTAGAAACATGTTTGCACATGTGTTCAGACAGTGCTCAGCTATAGTTGAAGCTCTAAGTTTCAACATACAAATAGCTGAATAGTTTTCAACTATAACATGGTTGAAGTGTTGTAGAAAATCATAAGCATGCAGTACAAATAGAAACATCCTCCAGTATTTTTAACTTGTccttgcattattttttttcccatctgacCTCCTGTCCCTTTAATTCCCCTTAATATTATGTCTTATCTTGCGATTATAACTATATCCAAAAACAGGCATCAAATTATGATGGAGGCTGGAAAAGTTAtgactttttactttttagCTGTCTGGTCTTAGGACTTGCAGGTGTCATTTTGTTtacctttttgtcttttttaatgaaCTGCTTGCAGAGTATTGTTACTTCTATATGTGAGACTGCAAAAACCAGTCACAGTTCTCAAGTTGAATGATTCTCTGTGATGTGTGCTATTAAATGGAATCGCTTACTTCTAATTCAGTGTCAGGTATATACAATGTAAATGTGCTGGGCCTGCTTtatcacaaatatttttattagtatgTATATGTACCTTGTTATTCTCTGTGAATACCCTGATGCCGGTCTGTTTGTTGAATGAATATTTAGCTAAGCATGTACGATATTTCACATTTGGCACCCTGCATTTCTCTCCTTTATTCGAACAGATGGTTTGAAATGTCATTTGAGGTTCAGGCCATCaaatttcttacagtgtttATGAAATACGGCAGTCATTTAGGAACATGTATAATATTGTGCAGAGGTCAAAATGAGTTTTGAAAGGAGCCATTTAAAGCTTTTGAAAGTTCTCAGCATGTGACGTTTTGGCTACAAAGAgcagcctctttttttccagaagttaGTTGCCAGAAAAATAGTTGAGAGGACATAGCTCTTCTCAGTCATTGCTTTGAGCATTTTGTTTAATCTCTGAAATAACAAAGGGGTAAAATCTCGTGTGTATAGCTGAGCTTTTTTCACCTAAAACctttatcttttaaagaaaaggggaaaggaaaaataaagaaaagaaaagagaagaaaaataataaagatattttttagaAACTATCCACATTGCTTTGATAATGTCTATATTAGTGACTCCTTCCTGCCCCAACCTACTTAGCATCTCTTAGGTGACATTTCATAAGCTgacatttatcttttttctaacaaaaatataaagacGCTGATTCTTGACAAAGCAGTGCTGAGGGTTTCTTTAGATACTATATGCCTGTGGATATTgtatgcctttctttttttgtcctgaAGAAGTTAAACTATTCAGGTATACCTGTGCATGAGACATAATTGCTGTTGGCTGCAGAGCCTGTCAGTTTGTCTTAATAAAGCAGAGGTTGTTGCACACAGTCCTTGTGAATTTAGCAAGAAAGTGGGAAAGCTACACAAGAATTTCCTTGTGCTTTTTCCTCAGTACAGACCTAATTTTTCCCTCAGATCAGTATTTCTTACAAGTAGTCCCTCTGACTGCTAAAGAAGTAGCATATACTTTATACAAATCAGGGGGAAGGTCCCATTtcaccaaaaatattttatccaCCATTAAATAGTATTCTGAACAACTTCAGTTGGTGGTCATCAGATTGAAGTTGGTCATCATGTTTCAATCTTTAATTAACAGACTGAATGTCTTTTTCAGAATTATCTTGTACTAGATTACTTTTGACATCAAAATACAGTTCGGGTCACTGCCAAGTTCTGTGGTGTTTGTCATGTTTCATGATAGGAAATAAACTTGTAATTCACactgaaaattatatttgattggaaaaagcttttatttcctttgctggGTTTAAGTACTGTAATTCATCTTGTCACCTTGCCTGTGTTAATACTGTCCATTGTATATTCCAACTAAATTTGGCTTTACATGGAACTAATAAATTAGCTTAATTGTATGTAGAAGCATTGTGCAGATAATCAGCACATATCTCATAAGCTTCCACAGTATGGTGCATAGATGTCTGAAGTTATACTAGATAACTAAAACTGCTCTCAGAAGTTTTTCTTGTGCAGTTTTGCTGGGTTTGATACTAGTTTTAATGGTAAGTGTGCATGTTGGACAATGAGAAACATTGACATAGTTTTTTGTAATCTTTCATAGATCCAGAGGGGGCTTGTTATCTACATATGCTTCTTCAAAGGTGCAGATGAGGATCTTGTTCCAAAAATCGGTATGATACAATCCTTATCAATTCTTGTATTGTTGAAAAAGAATGgtagaggcagaaaaggcagcaaCCATTTGGACAAGAAGTCAAAAAGTCATCAGATAGCATAATATCAAATCAGTCATCTGACTGAAAGAACAGCTTGCTTGGTCTTGTTTCTTTTGACAGTTGTCTGTACTTCTCACTGTCTGTCAACCTGTCATTTAGAAAGTCAATTCCCATGATGATAACATTCTAGCAAAGAAAGTGTGTCACCTGCTGTTTGACATATTACATGTATCAGGCAGCAGGTTCAGTCCAGGACAGGTCTCAGTTTAGAGAAAACTGTATGGCTTGATTTAGGAAGTATTTTAACACTGATCTCACTGTAGGTGCaggatatttaaaattatagcCAGTAGAGGGAGTTGGGTGGATAACTAAATGGTATCCTTGTTTCCTTCCAATGATACTGTATACAGTTAGCATTTTAAGTGCAGTTTTCTGGTTCAGAAGTGGAACAGCAATATCTGCAgttctttccctcttctccacATGCACTGTAACATTTACATCAAAGCAGAGAAGATGTTGTGGATAAGATCAAATGGTAGCAATTTCTGCCTTCACCCACTGTTGTTTCAGGTTGaagttttggttggttttgttttcttctttacatttatttaattcCTCACCCTCCTTTCCTCCATCAGTAGCACTGCACCACCTGGGAAATACCATGGTGCCATGTATTCCAGATAAAAGTGCCCCTTTTCTGTGACTGTCTGATACTAGTGGTTTTTCAAAAGGTCAAGTAACAGTTACTCTATTTTGGGCTACTGACTGGGCCCAGCAGAAAGACCTGGCAGTGCAGACAGCCTGTGCAACAGCACAGGTGCTGTTAAAAATGCTGAGAGCAGTTGCTGGGGGTCTTGGTCTTAGAGGGCAGAGTCTTTCTGTGATGCTAAACTAAGATGAAATCTGGGTGTATTTAAAACTGCAATATGAAAATTGCCTTTGTGCTTGTGAGGGTTTCATGTGAGTGTTACTGTACTTGAGAATAATGACCTTTTCAGCTGTCTGGCTGCTGAAACAGGCCAGAAAAAGTTTTTTCTATTAGGATATTCATCTACAGCTATCCTCCTTAAGTGTCTgtcttataaaatattttttcctaaatgtattttgaaactgTTTAAATGGCTGGTTTTGCTTCCTGAATCACAACTCAGCTCTTCTTGGTTCCAACAACATTAAACTTTTATGGGTTTGGAGTCATGACTAGTATCCTCCTAGCTTTTATGGAGTTGGAGGAAATTTTTGGGGATTCATTTGATTTCTTATACAAACATATATACATTAGAAAATATGTTAGTAAATGCACCAATTCTGTTTGCAAGTTTATATATTCTGTCTTATGGGCCAAATTGCATCTTTGACCTTCCTGCTTATTTCCTCTCTCAAAAGACAAGCTGGCTCCCATTCATCTCACAGTGGAGTGCTGAAGGACATTCACTCCACTTGAGACcaaactgcagagctgtggcttCAGCCTAGagcagtgctgggtcctgccgTAAACTACTGCAAGCAGAATGAAAAGACCCTCGGGCAGAAGCTTCTCCAAAGTGCACAAAAGATGGGGTTATCTCCTACACTGTGTAGTGTTGTGCAAATGTTGCTTATTTGAGTATAGGGTAGTTAAATTAGGGTCACTAATTGGATCCTGGGTTCCTCTGGGGGTGTCCAACTAGAATCAACTTCAGGATTTCAGACAGCCAAAATTCAAGTCTTTAGTCATATAAATATCCTTGACATTCTTCACAATACTCAGACATCTTAGCTGGTTGATAGTGTTTACCAACTACGTTTCATTTCATTAATAAGCAGTTCCTGTTACTCTAATAATTTGTCACACATCACAATATTTGTTATATCTTGTTTATGGTGTTTTATTAGGTGCTCTGTAATTTGGTTCTGTTACACTAActcttactttattttttttgcagctcaTATGCTGTTGAGTGTTAAATTAAGTGAAAATGAAAGCGGCGAGTACGTTTCTGTTCTTGATTTACCAGGTGATGTGCTTATCATACCACAAGCCACTCTAGGCGGTaaactgaagggaaagaagatgCAGTACCATGCAaacattgaaaaacaaaaaggtttgGAACTTTACTCTCAGTTTGTGACTTTGTGTGAAAAAGAACTGTCTGCCAGCACCAGATGTGCAGAGGCAGGTGTTCACGTCAAGCACGGCACATATGGAAACAGGCAGGTGTTAAAACTGGATACAAACGGACCTTACACTCATCTGAttgaattttgaaagaaataaattatgtcCTAGATACAGTACTGGTTGGCAAatgttgtcttcttttttttttttgtaatatctGTAATTTCTAAGTATTAATGTACTTAAATGATTTGGGAGATAGAGTGTAAGAAAGACTTTCACTTTTCTGGTACTGGTGTTGCCAGTCTGATTAAACAGATGCTCAAGACTGCTTTGGGACAATGAGTTATTTGTTTTATGCCCATATTCATCTGAAGTGTGGTCACAATAATTGGTAATATTGATCCAATGAAGCTGGATAGTTTGGAAGGCTTTATTAACGAAAATAGAGTAATTCATACATTTCTTACTacaaaaataatgggaaaaattTTACATGTATTAGCTATTGTAAAGTACACTTCAGGATGCCCAGTTTatagattaaaaatataaaagaatgcTGTAGATGTACGTACCTGTTCCCAGATGCTGTAGATGTACTTATCTGTTCCCGGATTTCCTTAGACaatttttgcctttctgtttccTGTCTATGAAATAGCAACACTTCCTAGCTAGGAACTATATTGAAAGCACAAATTCCTTGAATTTTTAGCCTATTAGAGAGTAGGTATTAAATAAGAAAGTCCATTCCCCTCATCCAGAGTGTTTAGGGGTGGGACATTTAAGCACTGAACATGGGCtgtacaaagaagaaaaagcgAGGTGCCCCTAGAAACTGAAGTTAAGGCAGTACCACTGAAATGCTTTCTTGAAGTCTGCACTCCGAAATCTCCTCTGATGTGTTTTCATAGGCTGCTTGTTGTAGTTTGGTCTGTGTCTTTGTTACCTTGGTCATCTTGTCTACTCAATTCTTTCATAACAGAGCCTTAGGGAAAGgactgaaatacataaaaacaaaaataaaaaaggcatgaTGTATGCTGCTGCCTTGTTGTTCCCTCTGCCCCTattgcttccttccagctttttGTCTGTTGAATCTGCTAGACAGAGAGTAtcttatatttcttttatatacaGTGTTTGCACATTTGGGGCCCCATTCCTGGCTGACCCACTATGCAGTACTGTCATAACCATCACTAGCAGATGGTGTTAAGAAGATGTAATGGGAAATACTGTCTTGTGAGGCAGTAAGAACAGAACAACTACATTAAAACATGGCAAATTCAAAACTAATTGAAGTGCATTCATCCTATAAGTCAAGTTTCTCTTTTACAGCAGCACAATGTTTTGTGAGGTCAGTAATTTAGAAGGGTTCAAAGTGAAATTAGACAATTCTATGCTTTGCAGTAATTATGCAGAATTcccatttaaataataaatacttgGGTTAGTGAGCATGACAGCTTGTGCGATCTTAACTGCAGGTCAGtagttaaaaatattctgtctttatctttgttgtttggggttttttaaaccaTGACTGGATGTATAATCTGCAGGCTGAAACACTGCCATGACAATCACACTTTTCAACAGAGTCAGAGCTCATAGTTTTGATGAGAGAAGTAAGACTTCTCAGATAACATAATGTATGTTTAGTAATTATGAAATACCTAAGGATACTGAATTGCTGGCAACTAGCACTCTCACAGTTGAAAACAACTGTTCACACAAATGGCCTGAAATTATTAGCTATGTCCCAAATGACATATTAAGTAATAACTAACAATTGTGATAGACACAATGAGTCATGTTCTAAGCTCTTACTAGCAACATCTAAATAAGATTGTCCTAATGTGAATAACCAATACAAATCAGTATGATCCCTGTACttgaaaaaacactttttatttctctttctgttggAGGTTAAATCTTAAAAAGTGCTGAGTAACACCACTTTTCACCTTACAGGCATTTTGGGTAGTCAGTATATCTCAGGAATTGATCCTTTGAGGTGTAATACAAAGTCTGcaggtttttgggttttgttttgtttggttttttt of the Melopsittacus undulatus isolate bMelUnd1 chromosome 4, bMelUnd1.mat.Z, whole genome shotgun sequence genome contains:
- the DTD2 gene encoding D-aminoacyl-tRNA deacylase 2 isoform X2, with translation MAVVPQPVLARALLQQCTSARLQVKPPEHGAEAEWVEIQRGLVIYICFFKGADEDLVPKIAHMLLSVKLSENESGEYVSVLDLPGDVLIIPQATLGGKLKGKKMQYHANIEKQKGLELYSQFVTLCEKELSASTRCAEAGVHVKHGTYGNRQVLKLDTNGPYTHLIEF
- the DTD2 gene encoding D-aminoacyl-tRNA deacylase 2 isoform X1, with translation MAVVPQPVLARALLQQCTSARLQVKPPEHGAEAEWVEVTSAPALHPSEERGKRWRLGAALGQGGQQQGAPSAARRAHGWRPGAPAVGTIQRGLVIYICFFKGADEDLVPKIAHMLLSVKLSENESGEYVSVLDLPGDVLIIPQATLGGKLKGKKMQYHANIEKQKGLELYSQFVTLCEKELSASTRCAEAGVHVKHGTYGNRQVLKLDTNGPYTHLIEF